Proteins encoded by one window of Homoserinimonas aerilata:
- a CDS encoding TrmH family RNA methyltransferase — MRVERVTDLEVEGLADYARLTDVVLRRLSEPAGGLYIAESVKVIARALEAGHRPRSFLVLEKWLDDLAPLAERFDVPVFIGEDELLSGLTGFSLHRGALASMHRPPLRPFDELLEGATRVVVLEDLADHTNVGAVFRAAAGLGADAVLISPRCADPFYRRSVRVSMGTVLQVPWTRMPEWDEAGPVLSAHGFHIASLALSDDAVSLDDFAANAPDKVALVLGTEGDGLSRAALAAADTVVTIPMFGGVDSLNVAAAAAVAIWALRDPARAS, encoded by the coding sequence ATGCGTGTTGAACGCGTCACCGATCTGGAGGTAGAAGGGCTCGCCGACTACGCGAGGCTCACCGATGTGGTGCTGCGTCGCCTCTCCGAGCCCGCGGGCGGTCTCTACATAGCGGAGTCCGTCAAGGTCATCGCTCGGGCCCTCGAGGCCGGGCACAGGCCGCGCTCATTCCTCGTGCTCGAGAAGTGGCTCGATGATCTGGCGCCGTTGGCCGAGAGATTCGACGTTCCCGTCTTCATCGGCGAAGACGAGCTGCTCAGCGGGCTGACCGGCTTCAGCCTGCACCGGGGCGCACTCGCATCGATGCACAGGCCTCCTCTGCGTCCCTTCGATGAGCTGCTCGAGGGCGCGACCCGGGTTGTCGTGCTCGAGGACCTCGCCGATCACACCAATGTCGGGGCCGTCTTCCGCGCTGCGGCGGGGCTGGGGGCGGATGCCGTGCTCATCTCACCCCGATGTGCCGACCCCTTCTACCGCAGGAGCGTGCGCGTGAGCATGGGGACCGTGCTGCAGGTGCCGTGGACCCGCATGCCGGAGTGGGATGAGGCCGGCCCGGTCCTCTCAGCGCACGGCTTCCACATCGCATCACTCGCCCTCTCCGACGACGCCGTCTCGCTCGACGACTTTGCGGCAAACGCACCGGACAAGGTCGCGCTCGTGCTCGGCACGGAGGGCGACGGACTGAGCCGGGCAGCCCTCGCCGCAGCCGACACCGTCGTCACGATCCCCATGTTCGGGGGAGTCGACTCCCTCAACGTCGCCGCCGCTGCCGCCGTCGCCATCTGGGCTCTCCGCGACCCGGCACGGGCATCCTAG